GTCCTCGGAGTCCACCGCGAACCCATCTGGCGGCGACAACACGAGGTGGTGGAACTTCCAGCCGTTCCACCCCGGTCGCTTCGACTCCTTCGCGCGGCGGAGGGCTTCCAGCTTCGAGACGACGGCCTTCGCACGACGGCGGTCGGCACCCTTCCAGCAACGCGGGCACTCCCACGAGTAGCACGTCGAACCGACGTGCGAGACGTGGCCGCAGTCCGCGCAGAACCGGGGCACGTCGTCGCCACACTCCGCGTCACGGGTGCCGTGTCCCGGGATCGGGAGCGGCGGGAGTGTGTCGGTGAATCGGTCGCCGTCGCCGTTCGTTCGCTCGAAGATGTTGATGGCTTTCGACGGGTTCGCCTGCCGCGTTCCGTCGTCGCTCCCGTACGCGATGCCGGACTTGTCAGTCCGGAACGGCGCGCGCTCGGAGTCGCCCGCGCTCATGGCGCCACCTTCTCGGGAAGACAGCCGCCGCACACGTCGCAGGCTACGCCGTCCTCGATGAGTCGGCTGTACGCGGCGGCACGGCGCTCCTCGTAGTCGCTGGCGTCGAACACGTCGCCCGCGAACCGGAGCGGAAGCGCGTGCTCGTGGCACGCCTCGCAGACGTACAGCGGCGTCTCTTGGTCGTACCAGACGATGGCCTTCGCCTCGCGCGTGCGGTCGCTCTCGGCGCCCTCGAGGCCTGCGTAGTAGTCGCTGGCCGCCGTCATCCTTCCACCTCCGTCGGGTCGAAGAGGTTGCTCCACGCGAGTTGCCGGTAGCCGGCCTCGGCGCGGTCGCCGTCGACGCTCGTCCACCCGTCGGGAAGCAGACCGTCGACGACAGACGCGGGTACCACAAGCATCGCGAGCACGTGCTCGGTACGCGGTTGGTAGACCGCGAACAGGTAGGACGCACCCTCGCGGACAAGTCGCTCGTGCTGGCGCTGGCGGATGAAGTACCGCCCACGGTCGCCTGAGTTGAGGCGGCGCTGGGCGGCCTTGATCTCCACCGGCGTGTCGCGTTCAAGCACGACGACGCCCACGAACGGGAGCCGGTCGCTCGGTTCGAGCAGGCCGTCAACGCGGGCGTCGTGCCACTCGGCGGTGTTGTCGCCCACGTGCCGGAGCGCCGGCACCTGCTGGATGACTTCGGCCTCGATCGCCTCGCCCGCCGCCTTCGATGTGCGGGCGCGGCTCACGGCCACCACCCCGCGTGCCGGATGGCGCGACGAATCGCGTGCTTCGCGTCGGGCGCGTAGATCGCCGTCCGAATCTTGCCGTCACGAACGACGAGCACGCACCGACTCGCCGGGTCGTAGCGCGCCTCCTCGCCGCGAAGCCAATCGCGGCCCGGAATCTCGTGGCCCTCGTGCCACGCCGTCTCCACGGTGCGGCCCGCCGCGTCCGACCGGAACAGGAACCGTTCGCGGGCGTGGCCGGAGACGGTCGGCAGTTCGGTGGCTTCAGTCACCGACACCACCCGCGAACAGCGGTTCGTCGTGGTCGGGTGCGGTCTCACCGAGCGGTGACAGACCGAAGTCCTCGGGCGCGTGGTCCGCGATGTGGTGGTGGCGGTCCTCGTCGCGGTCGAAGTCGTAGCCACAGGCCGGACAGATTTCGAGGTGGACGCGCTCGCGGCTCCGCGTGTAGACCGCGACTCGGAGGTAGCGGCTCACGCCGACCACCCCGTGAGAACCGAGTTGGCGCGCGTTACTCGGAGACGGCGAGAGGCCGCGACACGGTTCGTGTTGGTATCCGGTTCAGACGGGGGTTGCAGAAAACGGATATTTCCGTATTTGTGGGCGGTACAGACGCATAGAAGCCGCTTCTGAGTAGGACGCCGTTCGGGTGAAAAGCGAGTGGGCGCTGCAGGATTTGAACCCGCGGCATCTTGGTCCGAAGCCAAGTGCTCTGTCCAAGCTGAGCTAAGCGCCCTGTACCACTTCGTACACGGAGGGTAGTTTTAAACGTCGTGGTTCGGCGGCGTCAGTCGCGGACGGCGAGCAGCGCCGCGGCGGCGAGCGCTGCGAGCGCGGCGAGGGCGCCGAATCCGGGGACGGGGAGAGACGTTCCGCCGGATTCGGTCGTCGTGGATTGAGTCGTCGCGTCGCCGGGGCCGTCGGTGATTACGAGCGGGAGGCGCATCCCCTTCTGTTCGTGCTGGGGAAGCGAGCAGTGACCCTGGTACTCGCCGGACTGGGCGGGCGTGACGAACGTGCCGGTGACGCGGCCGCGGTCGGCGACTTCGATGGTGAACATCCCCATCGGGTAGGTGTCGGACGGGAGGCCGTGGGCCATCCACTGATGGCGGACGTCGTCGTGGTTGACGAGCGTGACGACGAGGCGCGTGCAGGGGGACGCGGTGAGCGTGTCGACGTCGTAGCCGAAGGCTTCGCCGGGGTCGGCGTACTCGCTGCCGGCGTGGATGGTGACGTGGCGTTCGCCCCGGATTTCGGCGCAGCCGCCGGGCGCGGTGTCGGTGTTGGCGTTGACCACGCTGCCGTTCTCGACGAGCGTGGTCTCGGGGGTTGCGTCGCCGTCGGGCGTCGGATGGGCGAATCCGCTGCTGTCGCCGGACGCGACGCTGGCGTCCGTGAGCGCGGTGGCCCCGACAACCGAGGCGAGCGCGAGGACGAGGACGGCGACGGCGGCACCGGCGTGGCGGAGCGTCATCGCAGCCACCTCCCGAGCGTGACGCCGAAGCCGACGAGCAGGCCGCCGGCGAGGAAGCCGCCGCCGACGATGACTG
The nucleotide sequence above comes from Halobacterium litoreum. Encoded proteins:
- a CDS encoding cupredoxin domain-containing protein; this encodes MTLRHAGAAVAVLVLALASVVGATALTDASVASGDSSGFAHPTPDGDATPETTLVENGSVVNANTDTAPGGCAEIRGERHVTIHAGSEYADPGEAFGYDVDTLTASPCTRLVVTLVNHDDVRHQWMAHGLPSDTYPMGMFTIEVADRGRVTGTFVTPAQSGEYQGHCSLPQHEQKGMRLPLVITDGPGDATTQSTTTESGGTSLPVPGFGALAALAALAAAALLAVRD